From a region of the Coffea arabica cultivar ET-39 chromosome 3e, Coffea Arabica ET-39 HiFi, whole genome shotgun sequence genome:
- the LOC113736736 gene encoding KIN14B-interacting protein At4g14310 has protein sequence MSTMSSVRRLKERGGGGAKITATAATTTLKHPKSLTPQSEKPLFSRGCGSKESLKRPAGKENSRPTSRGRAAMVQSQKPIMKAMPRMDKISAANGVGNGFHGFANNGVEGRPRWSTSSVPVQVSVQRGRSSSPSEFNRGLLSSGKSRNSSVEKKRGSFKCLNEKVGENSELLEGGAENLIKSGEVYDEKEVNLSSNSVKFKLDDSDEKLNLIRNVKIENIKDEKVESCLGNGVEFSQKESKSSSLMKHEERDGGELSLMIPKERDGGELRGSIMGNKAAGLSGTLKEKDVSEINSKESKTKESKIMNRSGGVLKIKDGNGNGVSGSSANVKYPSKLHEKLAFLEGKVRRIASDIKRTKEMLDLNNPDNSRMILSDIQEKITGIEKAMGSVGNNDDDLKANVVASSEIDVEKVKASEKMQVNKVDEGKSLVKALNANELEARLFPHHKLLRDRTSQKSASESAESHKIEVVVTDGELKVEKSISPVDENPIAMEFLASLSQGRCEDTIRVGTFGPEISEVQETDGAVTSRENNRLSDSLNGKGSFDLTLLADEKLEEFDDQENMSRMIIEEETEDSSLYELNQIGQKMTTGGWFVSEGESVLLAHDDGSCSFYDIINSEGKATYKPPHGVSPNMWRDCWLIRAPSADGCSGRYVVAASAGNSVVSGFCSWDFYTKEVRAFHAETGLSTARTALAPLPNNTIFRRNVLSTSIAPENQQWWYRPCGPLIVSAASSQRMVRVYDVRDGEHIMKWELQKPVLGMDYSSPLQWRNRGKVVIAESEAISLWDVSSLHPQALSSISSSNRKIDALHVNNTDAELGGGVRQRVSSSEAEGNDGVFCTSDFINVLDFRQPSGIGLKIPKVGVDVQSTFSRGDSVFMGCTNLRSAGRKQHCSQIQQFSLRKQRLYSTYVVPESNAHSHFTAITQVWGNSELVIGVNGQGLFVFDALKDDVLQSLDTDSGKDMWNVREVIGPDDLYSPSFDYLASRVLLVSRDRPALWRYLS, from the exons atGTCTACTATGTCATCAGTTCGCCGGCTTAAGGAACGCGGCGGCGGCGGAGCGAAGATCACTGCCACCGCCGCCACCACCACATTGAAACACCCAAAATCCCTCACCCCACAATCTGAAAAACCTCTTTTCAGCCGTGGCTGCGGCAGTAAAGAGAGTCTCAAGAGGCCCGCCGGAAAGGAGAACTCAAGGCCTACATCTAGGGGCCGGGCGGCGATGGTGCAATCCCAGAAGCCAATCATGAAAGCCATGCCTAGGATGGATAAAATATCTGCCGCAAATGGAGTGGGTAATGGCTTTCATGGGTTTGCCAATAACGGGGTTGAAGGACGTCCTCGATGGTCGACTTCATCGGTGCCGGTGCAGGTGTCGGTGCAGAGAGGTAGGAGTTCTAGCCCTTCCGAGTTTAATAGAGGTTTATTGAGTTCTGGGAAATCTAGGAATTCGTCTGTGGAGAAAAAAAGAGGGAGCTTTAAGTGTTTGAATGAGAAAGTGGGTGAAAACAGTGAGCTTCTGGAGGGGGGTGCAGAGAATTTAATAAAAAGTGGTGAAGTTTATGATGAAAAAGAGGTTAATTTGAGCTCAAACTCGGTAAAATTCAAGTTGGATGATTCTGATGAAAAGCTGAATTTGATTAGGAACGTGAAAATTGAGAATATTAAGGATGAAAAGGTGGAATCTTGTTTGGGAAATGGTGTTGAATTTAGTCAAAAAGAATCAAAATCTTCGAGTTTGATGAAGCATGAAGAAAGAGATGGTGGTGAATTGAGTTTGATGATTCCTAAAGAAAGAGATGGCGGTGAATTGAGGGGCTCCATAATGGGGAATAAAGCAGCTGGATTGTCTGGGACATTGAAGGAAAAAGACGTTAGTGAAATTAATTCCAAGGAATCAAAAACTAAGGAGTCAAAAATAATGAACAGATCGGGTGGTGTTTTGAAGATTAAAGATGGAAATGGAAATGGGGTCAGTGGTTCAAGTGCCAATGTTAAGTATCCAAGTAAACTTCATGAAAAGCTTGCTTTTTTGGAAGGGAAGGTGAGGAGGATTGCCTCAGATATCAAGAGAACAAAGGAGATGCTGGATTTGAACAATCCCGATAATTCAAGGATGATTTTGTCTGATATCCAGGAAAAGATTACAGGGATTGAGAAGGCAATGGGTAGTGTTGGCAACAACGATGATGATCTGAAGGCTAATGTGGTAGCAAGTTCTGAGATTGATGTTGAGAAAGTTAAAGCATCGGAGAAGATGCAAGTGAACAAAGTGGATGAAGGAAAGAGTTTGGTTAAGGCGTTGAATGCAAATGAATTAGAAGCAAGATTGTTTCCACATCATAAGTTACTTAGAGATAGGACATCGCAGAAATCAGCCTCTGAAAGTGCTGAAAGTCACAAGATTGAAGTTGTAGTGACAGATGGTGAATTGAAAGTAGAGAAGTCAATAAGTCCTGTTGATGAGAATCCTATTGCTATGGAGTTCTTGGCTTCCCTCAGTCAGGGGAGGTGTGAGGATACAATAAGAGTTGGGACTTTTGGTCCGGAGATTAGTGAAGTCCAAGAGACGGATGGAGCTGTAACTTCCAGAGAGAATAATCGTCTCTCAGACTCTCTGAATGGAAAAGGTTCATTTGATCTTACACTGCTAGCAGATGAAAAGCTTGAAGAGTTTGACGACCAAGAAAACATGTCGCGAATGATTATTGAAGAAGAGACAGAAGATAGTTCTTTGTATGAGTTGAATCAAATTGGACAGAAGATGACAACAGGAGGTTGGTTTGTGTCAGAGGGAGAATCAGTTCTTCTTGCTCATGATGATGGTTCGTGTTCCTTCTATGACATAATTAATAGTGAG GGAAAGGCTACTTACAAGCCCCCTCATGGAGTTTCTCCAAATATGTGGAGAGATTGTTGGTTAATCCGTGCTCCTAGTGCAGATGGTTGTTCTGGACGATATGTTGTTGCTGCATCTGCTGGGAATTCAGTGGTCTCAGGTTTTTGCTCGTGGGATTTTTATACCAAAGAAGTACGTGCTTTTCATGCTGAAACTGGACTTTCTACTGCTAGAACAGCCCTTGCTCCCCTTCCTAATAACACAATTTTCAGAAGAAATGTGTTGTCAACAAGTATTGCTCCAGAGAACCAACAGTGGTGGTATAGACCCTGTGGACCGCTTATTGTTTCTGCAGCTAGTTCTCAGAGGATGGTACGAGTTTATGACGTTCGTGATGGAGAGCACATAATGAAATGGGAGCTGCAGAAACCTGTGCTGGGAATGGATTACTCTAGCCCTTTGCAGTGGAGAAATAGAGGAAAGGTAGTCATTGCTGAATCAGAAGCTATTTCCCTTTGGGATGTCAGCTCCCTTCATCCTCAAGCATTGTCATCTATTTCGTCTTCCAACCGGAAAATTGATGCTCTTCACGTGAACAATACGGATGCTGAATTGGGCGGAGGAGTTCGACAGAG AGTGAGCTCCTCTGAGGCTGAAGGCAATGATGGTGTTTTCTGCACCTCAGATTTCATCAATGTATTAGATTTTCGCCAACCATCTGGAATAGGCCTTAAGATTCCTAAAGTTGGTGTTGATGTGCAGTCAACTTTCTCACGTGGTGATTCTGTATTTATGGGCTGCACTAATTTAAGGTCAGCAGGAAGAAAGCAGCATTGCTCTCAAATCCAACAATTTTCCTTGCGCAAACAGAGGCTTTATAGCACCTATG